A section of the Telopea speciosissima isolate NSW1024214 ecotype Mountain lineage chromosome 3, Tspe_v1, whole genome shotgun sequence genome encodes:
- the LOC122655846 gene encoding uncharacterized protein LOC122655846 — protein sequence MATASATFYLSPSTARLSCNLYRSSFSQFPQFRRSLVIKASTTLDYPKVSTVNKPSTPSPSKTGNWQWKFNEKSVNIYYEEHDGEKPESRKNILMLPTISDVSTVEEWRCVAEDVVARSGNVNWRTTILDWPGLGYSDRPKLDYNADVIENFLVEFMNAPDSPLRNSDDELVVVGGGHAATIALRALKKGLVKFSAIAAVAPTWAGPLPIVFGRDSNMESRYGLLRGTLRTPAVGWMMYNVLVSNEKAIESQYKSHVYADPEKVTPGIIETRYALTKQKGARYLPAAFLTGLLDPVKSREEFLELFTALEGKTPVLVVSTIASPKRSKAEMVALKGAKGVSKFVEVPGALLPHEEYPTSVAEELYRFLQENFDPQFQN from the exons ATGGCCACTGCTTCTGCTACTTTCTACCTCTCTCCCTCCACCGCCCGCCTTTCCTGTAACCTTTATCGGTCCTCTTTCTCTCAATTTCCGCAGTTTCGAAGATCCCTCGTAATCAAGGCCTCCACTACTCTAGATTATCCAAAAGTTTCTACCGTCAATAAGCCCTCGACCCCATCCCCATCGAAG aCCGGAAACTGGCAATGGAAATTCAATGAGAAGTCTGTTAATATCTATTATGAGGAACATGATGGGGAGAAACCTGAGTCCCGCAAGAACATCCTTATGTTACCCACCATTTCTGATGTTAGCACTGTAGAGGAATGGAGATGTGTAGCTGAAGACGTTGTTGCACGGAGTGGAAATGTCAATTGGCGGACTACTATTCTTGACTGGCCTGGTCTGGGTTACTCTGATAGGCCAAAGTTGGATTACAATGCTGATGTGATAGAGAATTTCTTGGTAGAATTTATGAATGCACCTGATAGTCCATTACGTAACTCAG ATGATGAATTGGTAGTTGTTGGAGGAGGGCATGCAGCCACAATAGCACTTCGAGCTTTGAAAAAGGGTTTGGTTAAATTCTCAGCAATTGCTGCTGTTGCACCTACCTGGGCTGGTCCGCTCCCTATTGTTTTCGGTCGAGACTCCAACATGGAATCAAG GTATGGGCTGTTGAGGGGCACCTTGAGGACCCCTGCTGTGGGTTGGATGATGTACAATGTGCTTGTCAGCAACGAGAAGGCTATCGAATCGCAGTACAAATCTCATGTCTATGCAGATCCTGAGAAGGTGACTCCCGGCATCATCGAGACCAGGTATGCCCTGACAAAACAGAAAGGGGCACGTTATTTGCCTGCTGCATTCTTGACTGGCCTACTTGACCCTGTTAAGTCGCGGGAAGAGTTCCTTGAACTGTTCACAGCTTTGGAGGGGAAGACTCCTGTTCTTGTTGTGTCAACCATAGCCTCACCCAAGAGGTCAAAGGCAGAGATGGTTGCTCTGAAGGGAGCTAAAGGGGTCAGCAAGTTCGTCGAGGTTCCAGGGGCTCTTCTACCCCATGAAGAATATCCTACTAGTGTTGCAGAGGAACTTTACAGGTTCTTACAGGAGAACTTTGACCCCCAGTTTCAAAATTGA